From a single Nicotiana tomentosiformis chromosome 2, ASM39032v3, whole genome shotgun sequence genomic region:
- the LOC104088159 gene encoding aminomethyltransferase, mitochondrial — protein sequence MRGGLWQLGQSITRRLAQADKKTIGRRCFASDAELKKTVLYDFHVVNGGKMVPFAGWSMPIQYKDSIMDSTINCRENGSLFDVAHMCGLSLKGKDAIPFLEKLVIADVAGLAPGTGTLTVFTNEKGGAIDDSVITKVTNDHLYLVVNAGCRDKDLAHIEEHMKSFKSKGGDVSWHIHDERSLLALQGPLAAPVLQHLTKDDLSKMYFGEFRVLDINGAPCFLTRTGYTGEDGFEISVPSENAVDLAKAILEKSEGKVRLTGLGARDSLRLEAGLCLYGNDMEQHITPVEAGLTWAIGKRRRAEGGFLGAEVILKQIEEGPKIRRVGFFSSGPPPRSHSEIQDSNGQNIGEITSGGFSPCLKKNIAMGYVKTGNHKAGTNVKIVIRGKSYDGAVTKMPFVPTKYYKP from the exons ATGAGAGGAGGATTGTGGCAACTTGGGCAATCGATCACTAGGCGTTTGGCTCAGGCTGATAAGAAGACTATTGGTCGCAGATGCTTCGCTTCAGATGCTGAACTCAAGAAGACTGTTCTATACGACTTCCATGTTGTTAATGGGGGCAAGATGGTGCCTTTCGCTGGTTGGAGTATGCCTATCCAGTATAAGGACTCAATTATGGACTCTACAATAAATTGTAGGGAGAACGGTAGCCTCTTTGATGTTGCTCATATGTGTGGCCTAAGTCTCAAGGGAAAAGATGCTATTCCTTTCCTAGAAAAGCTTGTTATTGCTGATGTTGCTGGCCTTGCTCCTGGGACTGGTACTCTCACTGTCTTCACAAATGAGAAGGGAGGTGCAATTGATGATTCGGTGATCACCAAGGTTACAAATGATCACCTCTACCTTGTCGTAAATGCGGGTTGCAGGGACAAGGATCTTGCACACATTGAGGAGCATATGAAATCATTCAAGTCAAAAGGTGGTGATGTTTCATGGCACATCCATGATGAGAGATCACTTTTAGCCCTTCAG GGTCCCCTTGCTGCTCCAGTTCTTCAACATCTGACAAAAGATGATTTGAGCAAGATGTACTTTGGGGAATTCAGGGTTTTGGACATCAATGGGGCACCGTGCTTCCTCACAAGGACAGG GTATACAGGTGAAGATGGATTTGAAATTTCGGTACCTTCAGAAAATGCTGTTGACCTTGCAAAAGCTATTCTGGAGAAATCAGAAGGGAAAGTTCGGTTAACAGGTCTAGGAGCTCGTGACAGTCTTCGGCTTGAGGCTGGTTTGTGCTTATACGGTAATGATATGGAGCAGCACATAACACCTGTAGAGGCAGGGCTGACATGGGCCATAGGGAAGAGAAGAAGGGCAGAAGGAGGTTTCCTGGGTGCTGAGGTAATACTAAAACAAATTGAAGAAGGTCCTAAAATCAGGCGAGTTGGCTTTTTCTCTTCAGGCCCACCCCCTAGAAGTCACAGTGAGATTCAAGATTCAAATGGACAAAATATTGGGGAAATCACCAGTGGTGGTTTTAGCCCTTGTCTTAAGAAGAACATAGCAATGGGATACGTAAAAACGGGTAACCATAAAGCAGGCACCAATGTCAAGATTGTGATTCGAGGGAAGTCCTATGATGGAGCGGTTACCAAGATGCCTTTTGTACCCACCAAGTACTACAAGCCATAA